The Hujiaoplasma nucleasis DNA window TCATCCACAGGATCTAGTTCATGCCATGATAACAATACTTCTAGTAAAGCCATTTCATAGGTTGAAGGTGCTACATCAACAAGATCAAGATTATCATACATAATAACCATGTAGAATAATATTCTCGCGATATCACCCTTTACTTCATCCGGTGGTTCATAAGTTGATGCTGTTGTAAGATTATCAAAGTATTTATTACTTCTTGAACTGTTGGTGCCTGGATCAGCAGGTTTTAAGTTGTGTAAATCTGCTGACATCACACTATCATAGCCTAACAAGGATTGAGGCCACACGTGTTCTCTATTCCAGGTGCAACTTCCAGAAGGACAATACCATTCACCGTCTACAGATTGTTGTGTATATACTAAAATCACATTATTAGGATTGTTAGGATCCTGATCTGTTTCATCTAATATATAACGAGCATCATCATAAGTAACATAAGTATAATCGCTAATAATTGTGTGTAGGGCTTGTTCTAGAGCTGTACCTTGTAGCCCTTCAGCATCATCATAGTAAGTGATTAAATCTTGTGTTAAAAAGTTATTATCTGTAACAGAATAAGTTTGAGTAAGTGTTGCTGTGTTGCCTGATGAATCAGTTGCACTATAGGTGATATCATAATCACCTATAGTGTTTGTATCAATTGTTCCAGAAGTAGTGCAATCAACAGGACCATCTACATCATCCAATGCAGTACATCCATAATCTCCTACACTATCCCCTATAGAATATGAATAAACATTATTATTCAAAGTAATCTCTGGAGCTGTTGTATCTTCTACAGGGGTTATGACGGGTTTGAGTAAGTAATAGTTATTGTATAAATATTTATCGCTCCATCATTTGACTCAATAAGAAAATATCCATAATTTAACCCTGAAAAATCATATGTTAGTGTT harbors:
- a CDS encoding endonuclease, with amino-acid sequence MNNNVYSYSIGDSVGDYGCTALDDVDGPVDCTTSGTIDTNTIGDYDITYSATDSSGNTATLTQTYSVTDNNFLTQDLITYYDDAEGLQGTALEQALHTIISDYTYVTYDDARYILDETDQDPNNPNNVILVYTQQSVDGEWYCPSGSCTWNREHVWPQSLLGYDSVMSADLHNLKPADPGTNSSRSNKYFDNLTTASTYEPPDEVKGDIARILFYMVIMYDNLDLVDVAPSTYEMALLEVLLSWHELDPVDDFERNRNDVIYSYQGNRNPFIDYEEFVELIFGDHSYYNN